Genomic segment of Phalacrocorax aristotelis chromosome 16, bGulAri2.1, whole genome shotgun sequence:
gggccgggcccggcggggcgggggcggcccgggAAGCGCAGCCTCTCACTCCGCCGGAGAAAGAAACCCAACTCCCTGCGCCGGGATATCAACAACATTAGCATAACACCACTGCGCAGGCGCGGCGCCCGGCCCACCGCGCGCCCTCATTGGGCTCCCGCCTAGTTGGGGCTTCCTCGCTCGCCGTACCCCCCTCCGGGGGGAAACCATTCGGAAACGGGTGGGGGGAGCGCTCAACGCCGGGGTAGAGGTTGGGGGATAAAAGCGACGCCGCCAGGGCTCGTTGTGGTTCTCGATGGGTGGCGAAACACGCGGAgcgggcgcggggccgccggTGAGCGGGGAGTTGTTGTCAGTCGCGGGGTGAAACCCCCCCGTGGCGCACAATGGAGCGGCCCAGCCGTGGGCCGCGTCACGTgggatgcagggaaggagggggggaaaggaaggcaaagaaaggaGGTCACGTGACGGTGCCTGAAGGCTAGGGAGCGTGGCCGGGTCACGTGGGTGAGGGGCAGCGGCACGAGCCTATCAAGGCTGGGGGCGGGCCGAGGTAGGCTATATAAGTGAGTCACATGGTTAGGAGTCACTACTTCCGGTTCCGGTGGCGGCGGTGGTCCCCGTGAGGAGTGATGCGGGCGGCGGGAGTGCtgggcccggcggcggcgaaGGGGAGCAagatgaaaatgaggaaaacaaagacGAAAATGAAGAAAACGAAAAAGACGGCGAAGCATCTTCCACCGCGTGTGGATGCGAcggcggctgcggcggcggcggcagagCGTGTGGCGGCGAAgcaggcggcggcggaggcggctCGCCGTGCCCGGCACCTGAAGGCGCTCCGCCGCGTCCCGGGCGCTGAgcgggagctggaggagctggtgtTCGGCCACGGCCTCGACGTGGGGGAGGACGAGCTGCTGCAGCGCCTGGCCGGTCCCCAGCGGGTAGGGCTCGGTCCCCGCGGGCGGCTCCTGCCCCGCCGCCACCCTCGGCCCGGGCCCCGCTGCGGGGAGGGGCCGCGTTCGGGGACCCCTTTCCCGTTTCCCGCCAGCCCGTCTGTCATCTCCCTCTGTCGATTCGCGGCTGGGCTAAAATGGCTTGTGTGATTGTTTTCAGCTTCATGACACAGAGAGGAAAAGTTTTCAGGAAGGCTCCAGTGATTCGGAagtagaaaatgaagcaaaaggtAAAGTCTTCTCTAAAAAGCCAGCCTGGGtggatgaagatgatgaagctGAGGAAAAGTAAGTCCAAGATTGCAGGTGGGAATTATGTGTCATACCTAAGAATGAGTGTTAGTGGCTTCGGTTTGAATGACCTTCatgttctgtgtgttttttccctctagCGTTGATATGACCCACAGGTATAGGAAAGACTTCATGAAAAGCGATGCTGAGAAGGTTCTTACgaagaaacagctgaaaagaagACTTGAAGAACAGTGAGTTTCATTAATACTATTGTGGCTAATTTTATCAAGATGAGATAAGATAGTTATATGACATGCAGAGTTACATTTCTCTTTACCCATTCTATTCATGTGGCCTGTTTAAAGTTAGTGCTACTTATAGTGTTTGCACTActttaaaatctaaattaacACCAAgaatagtaaataaaatgtgCATTAGCATTGTCAAGACCAATTCACTTAATACTTGTTTAAGTAGAGGTGCACAAACTAATTTGCTCTCTAGGGAGTTATACCAGAACTTTTTTTATAGCAATGCATTGCTTTTTAAGTCAGGTGATGGAAGGCGCTGGCTTGGTAAGAATAAACTGAAACGTGAACGCAGTCAGATAACAAAGCAGAACTTCAGCTGTGTTGAGGTTGTGATGTTGGTATGTGTCACTCCAAGGAACAGCACTTTAATGTTTGGTATcatttttgctttagttttgcATTCAGGAAGTCAGCAAAACTCAAAGTTGAGTGAAACTCTAAAAGATTTACATATTGCTCTAATAATCTTGCAAAATTGTGACTGTACGTCTTATAGGTACTAAATGcttagaaagaaattactttctaaaaaaagctggttttctttttctctcttcccccctcctccccttctctctctaGGTTTCAGCGAGCTATGGGAGGAGTTCCTGCCTGGGCTGACTtagaaaacaggcagaaatcCAAAAAGACTGCAAGTGATAGTAAATAAATCTGTTACTATTCTAATAAGTGTTTCTCTGTTTCCCTATTCGGCttcttagaaaataattatttttgatgTTTACTCAGTTTCAGTACTGTAATAATGTGTTGGATAAGTCAGCGTCCTTCCGTCCTTCCGTCCTTCCGTCCTTCCGTCCTTCCGTCCTTCCGTCCTTCCGTCCTTCCGTCCTTCCGTCCTTCCGTCCTTCCGTCCTTCCGTCCTTCCGTCCCCataggttttgccttttttttcactGTCCTTTGTCTTAATTAGGTGAGAGTGATGAAGACGACGATCTGCTTTGTAGAACTGGCAATTTCATATCAAACTCAGAGTCCCTGCCAAGAGGTATTCTGAAGGTAAAGGCAAGCCTATCTTTCCACCTCAGTTTGACCCACAGATACACTTTGACTTCTTTGTTGCTATTTGGGCAGTAAAACGAGCGACTGCAtgactttcttctgtttctgtaactGGACACTCTAAAGAGTAAGCAGTTGGACAAACTGGATAGTTCGCATCATGAAAGCATGAAATGATAGTTGAGATGTGTTGTTTGAcataagaattattttatgtaCTCTAGAGTCTTCAAgtgggattttaatttttgcatagGAAGGATGAAATTCTCCCACAGCTTTGAGGCTACTGAAGTGGTCTTTGAGAAGCAACAGCCTTAAATGAGTGTTTCTTACACTGTCTCTTCTATAGCTGTTTCAGATGAGTCAGAATGGAGCTAGTTTTACATAGACTGTCAGTTTTGGAGTCTGTAGAAAGGCTAGCTAGCCTGTCTTatatctgtgctgctgcactgaagCAACTTACCGAACTTGCTGTCTGTACTGCTTATGCTATGCTGCCTAAAAGTTATTCGTAGAGTGAATAAAGACCTATTACATTGACTGTTCATCAGCATAACCAAAAATAtggaatttgtatttttttaaactgcttgaTCTGTGCTCTAGATGCGGACCTGTTTGCCTGCTAATCAGGAACGTTTTGCTGATGGAAGACTGGCAACTGTGCAGTTCCATCCATCTGCTCAAGTAGTCATGACTGCTGGGCATGATCGATCTGTGTCGCTCTTTCAGGTAAGGAATTTCAATCTATGCTATGTAAATAACCGCTAATACAGATCCTCTTCTTTATAAGTATACCGGAGAGAGCCTGGAATGagacactttcttttctttcttcctgggATGGTGTGCTCACAGGGGTTGTAGTGCCTGTGGTTAGTAGAATTTGCTTGCTTGAAGGCATCTTGTTGGAAGAAATTTCCATCTGTGACTTCATACCAACCACTTCCAGTGTATAGGCAAACTTAGTTGTATCAGGGTGTTTAGCtgaaggtttgtttttaaaaacacttgctTTCAAGGTTTGTAGTGATGAGGACTaaagaggtgttttttttcttagttgttTGTGAAGCCTGTCGTGTGGGGAGCAGTCCgctttcatttaaaactgtAATACTGCTGTGAAATCACTTTGGGGGTGGAGATTGTACTGCAGCAGGAAGCCACTCACCCTGGAACACTCCCGCCTGAAAACCAAAGATCATAACTCTGTTTAGGATCTTCCAACATGGCCTAGTATCAGTGACATGGTTAAAGACACAAGTCGAATTTGACGTTCTCGCAGGGCTGCGGGAAAGGCCAATGTGAAGCAAATGCTTCTGCTTAGAAAAGCACAATAGAAGTGATTATTTGAACAAAGCATAGGCAAGATAGGGAAGTGTCGGAGGTGTGAAGTGTATCCAGGGAGGCTGGGATTGCCTGATATATATAAGCTGAGGAGCCAAGAGCCAGGTTATTCGTAGATtcagaagagagggagagattAATGCTTCAAACTGGTGTACCTCCTACTGTTGCAGTCTCTTGTACTGGCTCGTTGATATGAATTCTCTATGTAAAACTATTTGGTATGTTCCTTATTGTGATaatctgttttttctgaagGTTGACGGTATAAGGAATCCAAGAATACAGAGCATCTATTTAGAGAGTTTCCCAATTTATAAGGCTTGTTTCAGTGTTGATGGAGAGCAAGTTATAGCCACTGGTACTCACCATAAAATGTTCTTTGTGTACGACATGATGAGTGGAAATATTATTCCTATACAGAGAGTAAGAGGTACGTTTTATAGTGCTCTAAGTGTCTGGACATGGTTGAAGCTGTCCCAAATGGAGATGGCATAtgaatttcctttaaaaggaagTGTAGTGAATTGTTGGAGGtcatatttttgtcttcagggATCCTTACTCAAGTACCATTAACTTCAGTTTGTCTGGGATAATAAAAGTTAATTGTCACACATAAACAAGGCTGAGTTGTAGCTTTACTGTGAGAATAGAAACGAAAAGCTGAAGTGGAGTCAGGTCTTATTCATATTCACCATACCTCTGAATgttgaggaaaaagaataaattacaCCAGTTTGAAGTtctgaatctttttttaaaggtgtgGATGAAAGATTTCTCAAAAGCTTCGAACTCTCTCCAGACGGATCATTTATGCTTCTAACTGGAACTTCAGGTTACCTTCACTTATTGTCAATGAAGGTAGTTTCTCTTCGTGGTTCATGTAACTTCAGTTTCTTGGTACCTTTTGCCTTTTGAACCTGCTTGCTTCTATTTAATCTGAAAAGCAATCCAGCTTTCAGTTGAAGCAAAGGTTATGATGCATATTGTGACAACCTTCAAAACTGAGGTGCTGAATCAACTAACTGTAacattagaaaattatttttgggtGTCTGGGAGTGGTTTTTTGATTCCGCAGTTCTCTTTGGGACTGGTGGAGCTAAAGCCAGAGTTCCATGGGGTTTTAAGCTGTCACTAGAAAAAGTTGTGCATCAACGTTGTATTTTGGCTGATTGCATGAACTCTGTGCTGTCAAAAGGAACGGCCTCAGCATGGCACAGGCAGCTGAGAGTGGAAGAAGTACAGGACTGCTCTTTTGGGAACAGCACTAGTGTACTGTGTTAGTGAATCATGCCGTCTGCTGCGATTCGTAATGcatgtagggtttttttagttaaaTTTTACAATGCCATGTGATGGCAGCTGGATTTGTTTTAAACTTGTACTTGGAAgtataccttttaaaaaaagtttagttCCATTGTATAATGAAGACCCTTGAGCAAGGGAGCAAATGAGTGTTTATTGAACTGGGCTAGTTGTGCCGTAATAAATTGATCGTGGACTCATGAGCGTTGGCTTGTGCTCTGGTCTGTGGGCACTGAAAATGTTCGTGCTGTTCTTCTAACGCCAGTGTAGCTAACTTAAGGCTTTTGTGGGACAGGAGTACGGCATCAACTTTCCTACAGATTTTTGGCAGAGTCATTGTCACCATTGTTGTTCTTCATCCTATAGACAAAGGAGCTAATTAGCACTATGAAGGTAAATGGAAGATGCACTGCATGTGCTTTCACTCCAGACAGCAGTAAAGTATATAGCTATTCAAGTAAGTATTCTCTCAAACAGCACTAATGATAATTCTGTTGAAACTGCATAACCTTCTGTAAgtcatttcacagaatcccaggctggcgGGGGTTGGAggggccctctggagatcatcctgtcccaccccctgct
This window contains:
- the UTP18 gene encoding U3 small nucleolar RNA-associated protein 18 homolog — translated: MRAAGVLGPAAAKGSKMKMRKTKTKMKKTKKTAKHLPPRVDATAAAAAAAERVAAKQAAAEAARRARHLKALRRVPGAERELEELVFGHGLDVGEDELLQRLAGPQRLHDTERKSFQEGSSDSEVENEAKGKVFSKKPAWVDEDDEAEENVDMTHRYRKDFMKSDAEKVLTKKQLKRRLEEQFQRAMGGVPAWADLENRQKSKKTASDSESDEDDDLLCRTGNFISNSESLPRGILKMRTCLPANQERFADGRLATVQFHPSAQVVMTAGHDRSVSLFQVDGIRNPRIQSIYLESFPIYKACFSVDGEQVIATGTHHKMFFVYDMMSGNIIPIQRVRGVDERFLKSFELSPDGSFMLLTGTSGYLHLLSMKTKELISTMKVNGRCTACAFTPDSSKVYSYSKEGEVFIWDVRSRKCLHKFEDEGSLEGKCIAVSRNNQYVACGSASGVVNLYTTDVCLKENHPKPVKAIMNLVTSATCVTFNPTTEILAVASRETDEAVKLVHIPSYTVFSNFPVFRRKQIYLAQSMDFSPRSGFFSVANNKGKALLFRLKHYSDF